In Candidatus Aminicenantes bacterium, the genomic window GTAGGACGAAATCAGGAAATCGTCGTTGGCCGAGGCGGTGATGCCGTAGTTCCCATCCGCCGCCGTGCCGCAGTACACTTTGAAGCTCGTGCCCCACTGATCGTTCAGCGGGAGAACCTTGATGTACATCGGGGACAGGGCGCCCTTCAGCGTGGTGCTGATAGCGCCGCTGTTGGCCGGGGGTGTCGACTTGTCGGTGATGTAGTCGGTGATGGTGGTGGCCAGCGTGCTGATGTCCTTCTGCGTTCCGCGGACCTTGGCCTTCTGCAGGGCGGTCATCGCGTTGGGCACCAACAGGGCGGCCAGGATGCCGATGATCGCCACGACGATCAGCAGCTCGATCAGGGTAAAGCCTTTCTGTTTCTTCATGTGTGAACCTCCTTTGAGTTCTTTTTCTCCTCGTTCGCCGAGGACGCTGGAATTAATGCACATAGCGTGCCAAAATACAAAAAGCGAATAAGTGTCACATAATAAACGAATGAGATAAAATCGGGTTTAAAAGAGTTGGCCCGAAATCGACAACTTTTGTCACAGCGTGACATTTTTCGTCACGCCAGAGGCGAAGGGCTTAATCGGTGCCGTCGCGGCGATCCGGCGTTTCGGCCTTTTTCACCGATTGGATCTGGTATTTGTCCAGGAGGTAACGAAGGGAACGATAGCCTATACCCAAAAGGGCGGCAGCCTTCTTGAGATTTCCGCCGGCCGCTGTGACCGCCTCCTGGATGTACCGCTTGGAAATCTGATCGAGGTGCTCCTCCAGGTTGAATCCCGGGCGGAGGGCGACGGCGACCTCGGGCTTGCGGTGCGCCCCCAGGACGTCTTGCGGCAGGCTGGCCAGGGTCACGGTCTCCCGCTCTTCGACGGCCACGATGCGCTCGATCAGGTTCTCCAGCTCGCGCACGTTGCCGGGCCAAGGATAAGTCTCCAGAAAGCCGATCACGTCGGGCACCAGACGCTTCATCTTGCGGCCCATTTTCTGGCAATGCTTCTGCAGGAAGTGGCCCACCAAGAGAGGGATGTCCTCGGTCCTCTTGCGCAACGGCGGCATCTCGAACGAGATGACATTGAGCCGATAGTAGAGCTCCTCGCGGAACTTGCCTTCCTCGATGCGCTTTTTCAGATCCTGGTTGGTGGCGGCGATGATGCGGACGTCGACCGGGATCTCGTCGTTGCCGCCGACCCGCCGGACCTTGCGCTCCTGCAGAACCCGAAACAGCTTGACCTGGGTCCAAGGCGACATCTCGCCGACCTCGTCCAGGAAGATCGTGCCCTTGTCGGCGGTCTCGAACATGCCCTTCTTCTCGGAGACGG contains:
- a CDS encoding sigma-54 dependent transcriptional regulator, coding for MDTLLIVDDEKSILDLLGVVFRKEGYRVLTNSGTSKAYEMLAGGDIDLVITDIKMPQMDGMTFLKAVRTQKPTIPIIVITAFGSVKQAVEALKEGALDYVTKPFDIEELRILVAHGIEQRHLREENILLKRSFQDLASFENMIGKSKSMQEVFHLIERVATTDSTVLVTGESGTGKEMAARAIHANSRRNDHPFVSINCAALPENLLESELFGHAKGSFTGAVSEKKGMFETADKGTIFLDEVGEMSPWTQVKLFRVLQERKVRRVGGNDEIPVDVRIIAATNQDLKKRIEEGKFREELYYRLNVISFEMPPLRKRTEDIPLLVGHFLQKHCQKMGRKMKRLVPDVIGFLETYPWPGNVRELENLIERIVAVEERETVTLASLPQDVLGAHRKPEVAVALRPGFNLEEHLDQISKRYIQEAVTAAGGNLKKAAALLGIGYRSLRYLLDKYQIQSVKKAETPDRRDGTD
- a CDS encoding type II secretion system protein gives rise to the protein MKKQKGFTLIELLIVVAIIGILAALLVPNAMTALQKAKVRGTQKDISTLATTITDYITDKSTPPANSGAISTTLKGALSPMYIKVLPLNDQWGTSFKVYCGTAADGNYGITASANDDFLISSY